CCATCCCCGTGGGCGACACTTGCGCTCTCCATGGTGTTCGAAGGGGGAAGTATTGCTATTAGCGTTCGAGCGCTGCGAGCGTCCCGCAGCGTCTGGAAGGTGGCGTTTGCCGCACAAGCCATTGGTGCGAGTGTCGTGCTGATAGATGGCCTTGGGCGTCTGCTGTTACAGGTGAGTCTGATCGGTCTTCTCGTTGAAGGGAGGCCGTGAGCGGGTCTATCTCCCGTATCGGACTTCAAGACAGGTGAATGCGGCCGACCGGAGGATCGCCCAACGTATCGACTTTGATGAGTTTGGGAACGTCATGAACGACACCCTCCTCGGTTTCCAACCATTCGGCTTCGCCGGCGGGCTCTACGATCCCGACACGGGGCTCGTGCGCTTCGGGGCGCGGGACTACGACCCGCAGACCGGGCGGTGGACGGCCAAGGACCCGATTGGGTTCGATGGGGGCGATTCGAATCTTTACGGATACGTCTTGAGTGATCCGGTGAACAGGACCGACCCAGGCGGACGGGATGCGACATTGGGTGGAACGCTAGGTGCCATCGCGCTGAGCGCGGTCGTAGCTGACATCGGGCTGAACATCCAACTCATCGAGGGTCGGTACGGGAGGACCACGGTTCATATTCCGCCGCCGAGCACATTCGAACGTGGCCTGCCTTTGCCGTTCTTTTTCGGTGCGGATTTTGTGCTGCGAGGGGTCCGCCTACCGCTGCTTGGCATCGTCGGTATCCCAGAATCGTTCTACATCACCGCAGACCCTGTTCTGAGATACCTGCTGGCGCAGGGCTACATTTCTTGAGGTGCTGACAGAAGCACAGAAGACCACCCGAGGATGGACAGGTGCGGCAAGAAGCCAAGTTCTGGACGTGGTTCCTGCTCCTCCTTTTTGTCGTGATTCCGCTTCTGGTGGTCTTGATCGCTCCACGTCTAGGACGAAGGAGCGGGTACCTCCTTGACTTGCTTCTCAAGTCGTCTCCCACTGTCGACGCGACTCCGGGAAACGACGCATCGAATTGAGATCTGCTTTTGTGTGCCCGGTTACCCGACCAAGCCGAGCCGCTGCAAATCGTTGTCGGTCCAGCGGGCTTGGACTTCGATCATGCTCTTGAGCGTGCCAGGCGGGAAGGTGTCGGCCAGGCGGTGGGCGGAGACGGTGACGCGGCGGCCGTCGGCGTGGCGGTAGAGGCGATGGCTGCCGCGTGTGCGCGCCGGCGTGAAGCCATCCTTTTCGAGTGCCGCAATGATCTGGCGGGCAGTGAGCGAGCGGAGCTTGGAGTAATCGGGCATCAGAGCGTGACCGCCACCACCGGCTCATCGGTCACGGTCACGCCGACGGGCAGCGCCTCGCCCGCTTCGAGGAGGTCCTCCAGCACCATTTCCAGGACCTCATGCATGTTCTGGATCGCTTCCTGGCGCGTCTGACCCCAGGTCGCGGCACCTTTGGCTTCGAGCGCCGGCACATAGGCGCGCCAGGCGTCGGCGTCGGGCTCGACCTTCACCGCGAAGACGTAGGATTTCATGAGGTGCCTCCAGTGGCCTGGTGCGCCACCATCGCCTCGACCACGTCGATGATCTTCTGCTGCTGATGGCGCGGCAGCCGTGAGACGGCCTCGAGCACCTGGCGCGCGCGGCCGACTGGACCACTGCCGCGCTTTTTGGGCTCGTTGCGTCCGACCAGATAGTCCGCCGTCACTCCCAGCACATCGGCCAGCGCAGAGAGCTGATCGGCGCGCAGGGCCACGGGCGCGCGCTCCCAATGCGCGATGACGCGCTGCACGGTGCCGAGCTTGTCGGCGAGCTGCTGCTGCGTGAGGCCGGCTTGCAGCCGGGCCGCAGCGAGTCGCTCACCAAACGGAGATCGTTTCGTCTTCGCGGGACGTCCTCCAGGCATGAGTGGATCATAGCCTGGGATTTCCGAGATATACCTCAGCGCTTGCATAATAAGTTATATTATGTATAACTTACTCGCGAGTCAAATTCCCCCATCTCGCTCTTGACAGGGGGTGGAGAAACGGAGGTTGGATGGCACGCATCCCGGAAGCGGAGCTGGAACGCCTGAAACAAGAGATCGCCGTGGAGCGACTCGCCGCCGCACGCGGAGTGGAGCTCGAGCCGCACGGCGGCAATCTCATCGGGCTCTGTCCGTTCCACGATGACCATGAACCGAGTCTGGTGATCACCCCGGCGAAGAATCTGTGGCACTGCCTGGGTGCCTGTCAGATGGGCGGTAGCGTCATCGATTGGGTCATGAAGGCGGAAGGCGTCAGTTTCCGTCACGCGGTGGAGTTGCTGCGCAGCGACTCCCCTTCTTTAGCTGCTCCTGCTTCTCCGAAGGCGGTCAAGCGCGCGACGGTGCCCGTCTGGTCGGCGCTAGCGGACGCGGAGACGAGCGACGCGGAGCTGCTGCGCCAGGTGGTGCGCTTCTACCACGAGACGCTGAAAAAGAGTCCCGAGGCGCTGGCCTACCTGGACAGCCGCGGCCTGCGATCGGCCGAGATGATCGGCCACTTTCAGCTCGGCTTTGCTAATCGCACCTTGGGCTACCGGCTGCCGTTCAAGACCCACCTCGCCGGCGCGTGGCTGCGCCGTCGCCTCCAGGCGCTCGGCATTCTGCGCGACAGCGGCCACGAGCATTTCAGCGGTTCGCTGGTGATCCCGATCATCGACACTCACGGCAGCGTCACCGAGCTCTACGGGCGCAAGATCACCCCGAAGCTGCGTCCCGGCACGCCGCGGCATCTCTATTTGCCTGGCCCACACGAAGGCGTACGGGGCGTGTCCCCGGCCCATCGCTATCAAGGGCCCTGCCGCCAGGTCCGCGTGCGCTCGTTGACTGCCTGTCGAAATGCGCGCAGCATA
This Candidatus Binatia bacterium DNA region includes the following protein-coding sequences:
- a CDS encoding CHC2 zinc finger domain-containing protein, with protein sequence MARIPEAELERLKQEIAVERLAAARGVELEPHGGNLIGLCPFHDDHEPSLVITPAKNLWHCLGACQMGGSVIDWVMKAEGVSFRHAVELLRSDSPSLAAPASPKAVKRATVPVWSALADAETSDAELLRQVVRFYHETLKKSPEALAYLDSRGLRSAEMIGHFQLGFANRTLGYRLPFKTHLAGAWLRRRLQALGILRDSGHEHFSGSLVIPIIDTHGSVTELYGRKITPKLRPGTPRHLYLPGPHEGVRGVSPAHRYQGPCRQVRVRSLTACRNARSI
- a CDS encoding type II toxin-antitoxin system HicA family toxin; amino-acid sequence: MPDYSKLRSLTARQIIAALEKDGFTPARTRGSHRLYRHADGRRVTVSAHRLADTFPPGTLKSMIEVQARWTDNDLQRLGLVG
- a CDS encoding type II toxin-antitoxin system HicB family antitoxin codes for the protein MKSYVFAVKVEPDADAWRAYVPALEAKGAATWGQTRQEAIQNMHEVLEMVLEDLLEAGEALPVGVTVTDEPVVAVTL
- a CDS encoding helix-turn-helix domain-containing protein codes for the protein MPGGRPAKTKRSPFGERLAAARLQAGLTQQQLADKLGTVQRVIAHWERAPVALRADQLSALADVLGVTADYLVGRNEPKKRGSGPVGRARQVLEAVSRLPRHQQQKIIDVVEAMVAHQATGGTS
- a CDS encoding RHS repeat-associated core domain-containing protein, with translation MNAADRRIAQRIDFDEFGNVMNDTLLGFQPFGFAGGLYDPDTGLVRFGARDYDPQTGRWTAKDPIGFDGGDSNLYGYVLSDPVNRTDPGGRDATLGGTLGAIALSAVVADIGLNIQLIEGRYGRTTVHIPPPSTFERGLPLPFFFGADFVLRGVRLPLLGIVGIPESFYITADPVLRYLLAQGYIS